In Bombus huntii isolate Logan2020A chromosome 3, iyBomHunt1.1, whole genome shotgun sequence, a single genomic region encodes these proteins:
- the LOC126864007 gene encoding presequence protease, mitochondrial isoform X1, which translates to MYVIRANRLKCYRIMLKMLSLPQNSYLRQFGLKHYLKYRNFHSKRNVAFSATKYDRNVTESDVNKFKNGQIIHGFIVDEIAKIDEVYLTAVRLTHLGTGAQYLHLARDDSNNVFSVGFRTTPKDSTGLPHILEHTTLCGSERYPCRDPFFKMLRRSLATFMNAMTGPDYTIYPFSTQNLKDYRNLQSVYLDSVFKPNLRELDFKQEGWRLEHADVNDKNSPIIFKGVVFNEMKGVFNENQTILAEKLLNLILPNHTYAVISGGDPLVIPTLRYVDLLNFHQIYYHPSNSRFYSYGNFPLEDHLKFINDRYLFLMDKIDTSMSKVPSEKRWNNPKKEHITCRPDPMAPDSSRQGSIAIGYLCNDITDIQKNFEINILSQLLLKGPNSAFFKALVESKLGTAFGPMTGFDSQCKDTMFVVSLLGVKPEDFEKVDKTFNETVQKVVEEGFMEDHVEAVLHSIELQLKHQTSNFGLQLLFSLTPLWNHNGDLIQSMRINKAIRKFREGIKNNPKYLQELVKAYLMDNNHRLTLTMLPYEKYDHEKEAAEHELLESKLKQLSKEELDQIYIDGKILLEEQKKEEDVNVLPTLEIKDIKADVERYKLEDMKVVGVPLQVATEPTNGVCYYRGILGTQDLAQELKPLLPLFNNIISKMGTKNYDYRNFDQMIRLKTGGLNFMNHIVEHKNSLLQYEEGVLIESYCLDRNVNDMWKLWLELFNNVQLSDIERFTTLVKINAADLINGIADLGHTYAMSSAASLVSPVTKFKETLSGLQYVSNMKKITQMSDLNPVLSQMQEISDYILNKQHLRSAINLCTNNKDMILESISEFYSSLKGTPQNTYTFTHGQNIEMEDSAIHYVLPYAVNYTAKAILTVPYTNPDFASLRVLSKLITSLYLHPEIREKGGAYGGGAILLSDGIFTFYSYRDPNSTRTLDLFDKAYEFLLKYPLSQSDIDEAKLGIFQHLDAPVSPSNRGMIKFRYNVTDDDIQEQRKRLKAVTKDQLMHVGTKYLQPDQKHIRVGRALIGPVNHDLLNRHSENWKVQNQEEEIRARAVE; encoded by the exons ATGTACGTTATAAGAGCTAATAG ATTGAAGTGCTACAGAATCATGTTGAAGATGTTGAGTTTGCCACAAAATTCTTATTTACGTCAATTTGGATTGAAACACTATTTGAAATATCGCAATTTCCATTCAAAAAGAAATGTAGCATTTAGTGCTACAAAATACGATAGAAATGTAACAGAAAGTgatgttaataaatttaaaaatggaCAAATTATTCATGGTTTTATAGTAGatgaaattgcaaaaataGATGAAGTATATCTAACTGCAGTGAGATTAACTCATTTGGGAACAGGGGCACAGTATTTACATTTAGCCAGAGATGACAGTAATAATGTATTTTCAGTTGGATTTCGTACAACTCCAAAAGATTCTACGGGTTTACCTCATATCCTAGAACATACTACTCTCTGTGGTAGTGAAAGATATCCATGTAGAGACccattttttaaaatgttaCGGAGATCGTTGGCTACATTTATGAATGCTATGACAGGACCtgattataccatatatccatTTTCTACACAAAATTTGAAAGATTATCGAAATTTACAGTCAGTGTATTTGGATTCTGTATTTAAACCAAATTTAAGAGAACTTGATTTTAAACAGGAAGGATGGAGATTAGAACATGCAGATGTTAATGACAAAAATTCccctattatttttaaaggcGTAGTTTTTAATGAGATGAAAGGTGTCTTCAATGAAAATCAAACAATATTAGCTGAAAAATTACTAAATCTTATTTTACCTAATCATACATATGCAGTAATTTCTGGTGGAGATCCTCTTGTTATTCCTACTTTAAGATATGTTGATCTACTCAATTTCCATCAAATTTATTATCATCCTTCTAACTCTCGATTCTATTCCTATGGCAATTTTCCTTTAGAAgatcatttaaaatttatcaatGATCGATACCTCTTTCTAATGGATAAGATAGATACATCTATGTCCAAAGTTCCTTCAGAAAAACGGTGGAACAATCCAAAGAAAGAACATATTACATGTAGGCCAGATCCAATGGCACCAGATTCTAGTCGACAAGGTAGCATAGCTATTGGTTATTTGTGCAATGATATCACTGATAtacaaaagaattttgaaataaacattttatcTCAACTATTATTAAAAGGTCCAAATTCAGCATTTTTTAAGGCCTTAGTAGAATCAAAACTGGGAACTGCTTTTGGCCCAATGACAGGTTTTGATTCCCAATGTAAAGATACCATGTTTGTTGTCAGTTTGCTTGGTGTTAAACCAGAAGATTTTGAAAAAGTAGATAAGacttttaatgaaactgtacAGAAAGTTGTTGAAGAAGGTTTTATGGAAGATCATGTTGAGGCTGTCCTACATAGTATTGAGCTTCAACTAAAACATCAAACTTCCAATTTTGGATTGCAATTACTTTTTAGCTTAACACCATTATGGAATCACAATGGCGATCTTATACAATCAATGAGAATCAATAAAGCAATTAGGAAATTTAGAGAAGGAATAAAGAACAATCCTAAATATCTTCAAGAATTAGTGAAAGCATATCTAATGGATAATAATCATAGATTGACATTAACAATGCTGCCATATGAGAAATATGATCATGAAAAAGAAGCTGCTGAACATGAATTGTTAGAATCTAAATTAAAACAACTTTCCAAAGAAGAATTAGATCAAATTTATATAGATGGAAAAATTCTTCTTgaagaacaaaagaaagaagaagatgtGAATGTCCTTCCTActttagaaataaaagatataaaagcAGATGTAGAACGATATAAATTGGAGGATATGAAGGTAGTTGGTGTTCCTTTACAAGTTGCTACTGAACCAACAAATGGTGTTTGCTATTATCGAGGAATTCTTGGTACACAAGATTTAGCACAGGAATTAAAACCATTGTTGCCacttttcaataatattatttcaaaaatgggtacaaaaaattatgattatagaaattttgatCAAATGATACGATTGAAGACTGGAGGTTTAAATTTTATGAATCACATTGTAGAACATAAAAATAGCTTATTGCAATATGAAGAAGGAGTATTAATAGAATCTTATTGTCTAGATCGTAATGTAAATGATATGTGGAAATTATGGTTAGAATTGTTCAATAATGTCCAATTATCTGATATTGAGAGATTTACAACATTAGTTAAAATTAATGCTGCAGATTTGATTAACGGTATTGCGGATTTAGGGCACACTTATGCAATGAGTAGTGCAGCCAGTTTGGTCTCACCAGTCACTAAATTCAAGGAAACTCTATCAGGATTACAATATGTCTCAAACATGAAAAAAATAACACAAATGTCAGATTTAAACCCTGTTTTAAGTCAAATGCAAGAAATATctgattatattttaaataaacaacatCTGAGATCAGCAATAAATTTATGTACAAATAACAAAGACATGATATTAGAAAGTATCAGTGAATTTTATAGTTCATTGAAAGGTACACCACAAAACACATATACTTTTACACATGGCCAAAATATTGAAATGGAAGATAGCGCTATCCATTATGTATTACCATATGCTGTAAATTATACAGCTAAAGCAATTCTTACTGTACCATATACAAATCCTGACTTCGCATCATTACGAGTACTTTCTAAATTGATCACATCACTTTACTTACATCCAGAAATTCGTGAAAAAGGTGGAGCTTATGGAGGTGGTGCTATATTGTTATCAGATGGAATATTCacattttattcttatagagatcCTAATTCTACTCGTACTTTAGACTTATTTGACAAAGCTTATGAATTCTTATTGAAGTATCCATTATCCCAAAGTGATATTGATGAAGCAAAATTAGGAATATTTCAACATCTTGATGCGCCAGTTTCCCCAAGTAATCGTGGAATGATTAAATTTAGATACAACGTAACGGATGATGATATTcaagaacaaagaaaaagattgaAAGCTGTAACTAAAGACCAACTTATGCACGTTGGTACTAAATATTTACAACCTGATCAGAAACATATTAGAGTAGGACGTGCGTTGATTGGACCAGTTAATCACGATTTATTAAATAGGCATTCAGAAAATTGGAAGGTTCAAAatcaagaagaagaaattcgAGCAAGAGCAGTCGAATGA
- the LOC126864007 gene encoding presequence protease, mitochondrial isoform X2 encodes MLKMLSLPQNSYLRQFGLKHYLKYRNFHSKRNVAFSATKYDRNVTESDVNKFKNGQIIHGFIVDEIAKIDEVYLTAVRLTHLGTGAQYLHLARDDSNNVFSVGFRTTPKDSTGLPHILEHTTLCGSERYPCRDPFFKMLRRSLATFMNAMTGPDYTIYPFSTQNLKDYRNLQSVYLDSVFKPNLRELDFKQEGWRLEHADVNDKNSPIIFKGVVFNEMKGVFNENQTILAEKLLNLILPNHTYAVISGGDPLVIPTLRYVDLLNFHQIYYHPSNSRFYSYGNFPLEDHLKFINDRYLFLMDKIDTSMSKVPSEKRWNNPKKEHITCRPDPMAPDSSRQGSIAIGYLCNDITDIQKNFEINILSQLLLKGPNSAFFKALVESKLGTAFGPMTGFDSQCKDTMFVVSLLGVKPEDFEKVDKTFNETVQKVVEEGFMEDHVEAVLHSIELQLKHQTSNFGLQLLFSLTPLWNHNGDLIQSMRINKAIRKFREGIKNNPKYLQELVKAYLMDNNHRLTLTMLPYEKYDHEKEAAEHELLESKLKQLSKEELDQIYIDGKILLEEQKKEEDVNVLPTLEIKDIKADVERYKLEDMKVVGVPLQVATEPTNGVCYYRGILGTQDLAQELKPLLPLFNNIISKMGTKNYDYRNFDQMIRLKTGGLNFMNHIVEHKNSLLQYEEGVLIESYCLDRNVNDMWKLWLELFNNVQLSDIERFTTLVKINAADLINGIADLGHTYAMSSAASLVSPVTKFKETLSGLQYVSNMKKITQMSDLNPVLSQMQEISDYILNKQHLRSAINLCTNNKDMILESISEFYSSLKGTPQNTYTFTHGQNIEMEDSAIHYVLPYAVNYTAKAILTVPYTNPDFASLRVLSKLITSLYLHPEIREKGGAYGGGAILLSDGIFTFYSYRDPNSTRTLDLFDKAYEFLLKYPLSQSDIDEAKLGIFQHLDAPVSPSNRGMIKFRYNVTDDDIQEQRKRLKAVTKDQLMHVGTKYLQPDQKHIRVGRALIGPVNHDLLNRHSENWKVQNQEEEIRARAVE; translated from the coding sequence ATGTTGAAGATGTTGAGTTTGCCACAAAATTCTTATTTACGTCAATTTGGATTGAAACACTATTTGAAATATCGCAATTTCCATTCAAAAAGAAATGTAGCATTTAGTGCTACAAAATACGATAGAAATGTAACAGAAAGTgatgttaataaatttaaaaatggaCAAATTATTCATGGTTTTATAGTAGatgaaattgcaaaaataGATGAAGTATATCTAACTGCAGTGAGATTAACTCATTTGGGAACAGGGGCACAGTATTTACATTTAGCCAGAGATGACAGTAATAATGTATTTTCAGTTGGATTTCGTACAACTCCAAAAGATTCTACGGGTTTACCTCATATCCTAGAACATACTACTCTCTGTGGTAGTGAAAGATATCCATGTAGAGACccattttttaaaatgttaCGGAGATCGTTGGCTACATTTATGAATGCTATGACAGGACCtgattataccatatatccatTTTCTACACAAAATTTGAAAGATTATCGAAATTTACAGTCAGTGTATTTGGATTCTGTATTTAAACCAAATTTAAGAGAACTTGATTTTAAACAGGAAGGATGGAGATTAGAACATGCAGATGTTAATGACAAAAATTCccctattatttttaaaggcGTAGTTTTTAATGAGATGAAAGGTGTCTTCAATGAAAATCAAACAATATTAGCTGAAAAATTACTAAATCTTATTTTACCTAATCATACATATGCAGTAATTTCTGGTGGAGATCCTCTTGTTATTCCTACTTTAAGATATGTTGATCTACTCAATTTCCATCAAATTTATTATCATCCTTCTAACTCTCGATTCTATTCCTATGGCAATTTTCCTTTAGAAgatcatttaaaatttatcaatGATCGATACCTCTTTCTAATGGATAAGATAGATACATCTATGTCCAAAGTTCCTTCAGAAAAACGGTGGAACAATCCAAAGAAAGAACATATTACATGTAGGCCAGATCCAATGGCACCAGATTCTAGTCGACAAGGTAGCATAGCTATTGGTTATTTGTGCAATGATATCACTGATAtacaaaagaattttgaaataaacattttatcTCAACTATTATTAAAAGGTCCAAATTCAGCATTTTTTAAGGCCTTAGTAGAATCAAAACTGGGAACTGCTTTTGGCCCAATGACAGGTTTTGATTCCCAATGTAAAGATACCATGTTTGTTGTCAGTTTGCTTGGTGTTAAACCAGAAGATTTTGAAAAAGTAGATAAGacttttaatgaaactgtacAGAAAGTTGTTGAAGAAGGTTTTATGGAAGATCATGTTGAGGCTGTCCTACATAGTATTGAGCTTCAACTAAAACATCAAACTTCCAATTTTGGATTGCAATTACTTTTTAGCTTAACACCATTATGGAATCACAATGGCGATCTTATACAATCAATGAGAATCAATAAAGCAATTAGGAAATTTAGAGAAGGAATAAAGAACAATCCTAAATATCTTCAAGAATTAGTGAAAGCATATCTAATGGATAATAATCATAGATTGACATTAACAATGCTGCCATATGAGAAATATGATCATGAAAAAGAAGCTGCTGAACATGAATTGTTAGAATCTAAATTAAAACAACTTTCCAAAGAAGAATTAGATCAAATTTATATAGATGGAAAAATTCTTCTTgaagaacaaaagaaagaagaagatgtGAATGTCCTTCCTActttagaaataaaagatataaaagcAGATGTAGAACGATATAAATTGGAGGATATGAAGGTAGTTGGTGTTCCTTTACAAGTTGCTACTGAACCAACAAATGGTGTTTGCTATTATCGAGGAATTCTTGGTACACAAGATTTAGCACAGGAATTAAAACCATTGTTGCCacttttcaataatattatttcaaaaatgggtacaaaaaattatgattatagaaattttgatCAAATGATACGATTGAAGACTGGAGGTTTAAATTTTATGAATCACATTGTAGAACATAAAAATAGCTTATTGCAATATGAAGAAGGAGTATTAATAGAATCTTATTGTCTAGATCGTAATGTAAATGATATGTGGAAATTATGGTTAGAATTGTTCAATAATGTCCAATTATCTGATATTGAGAGATTTACAACATTAGTTAAAATTAATGCTGCAGATTTGATTAACGGTATTGCGGATTTAGGGCACACTTATGCAATGAGTAGTGCAGCCAGTTTGGTCTCACCAGTCACTAAATTCAAGGAAACTCTATCAGGATTACAATATGTCTCAAACATGAAAAAAATAACACAAATGTCAGATTTAAACCCTGTTTTAAGTCAAATGCAAGAAATATctgattatattttaaataaacaacatCTGAGATCAGCAATAAATTTATGTACAAATAACAAAGACATGATATTAGAAAGTATCAGTGAATTTTATAGTTCATTGAAAGGTACACCACAAAACACATATACTTTTACACATGGCCAAAATATTGAAATGGAAGATAGCGCTATCCATTATGTATTACCATATGCTGTAAATTATACAGCTAAAGCAATTCTTACTGTACCATATACAAATCCTGACTTCGCATCATTACGAGTACTTTCTAAATTGATCACATCACTTTACTTACATCCAGAAATTCGTGAAAAAGGTGGAGCTTATGGAGGTGGTGCTATATTGTTATCAGATGGAATATTCacattttattcttatagagatcCTAATTCTACTCGTACTTTAGACTTATTTGACAAAGCTTATGAATTCTTATTGAAGTATCCATTATCCCAAAGTGATATTGATGAAGCAAAATTAGGAATATTTCAACATCTTGATGCGCCAGTTTCCCCAAGTAATCGTGGAATGATTAAATTTAGATACAACGTAACGGATGATGATATTcaagaacaaagaaaaagattgaAAGCTGTAACTAAAGACCAACTTATGCACGTTGGTACTAAATATTTACAACCTGATCAGAAACATATTAGAGTAGGACGTGCGTTGATTGGACCAGTTAATCACGATTTATTAAATAGGCATTCAGAAAATTGGAAGGTTCAAAatcaagaagaagaaattcgAGCAAGAGCAGTCGAATGA
- the LOC126864001 gene encoding DNA-binding protein RFX7, with the protein MSTDNHDQTKPCVSKPPARIELNADESAFDGRRIKKERTDVSLENGDGSINAGINDTNKQLQSSQRPAAGRFSNGFHDDDLLQDIIAAKFTALANHGTTTKYDKIRLMIEDSISEESKTRIQEIFSQIEQLKIEEKLLLYLKLPLSLTNTGGTVDPLRQPLNPLGNRYEIHQTIMWIKTHLEEDPDVSLPKQEVYDEYNMYCMRNSMKPLSTADFGKVMKQVYPRVRPRRLGTRGNSRYCYAGMRKRVKLDPPTLPNISGTQTGDEVDENITEEMLGAASTLIREWAESLLGLKFPTLSALARHLVDNLCVDTRSLSAVCILCASGNSNTSTNKETNTDIRATPISGKSGKLREAQLQLQRKLQQREHIRDQKHRHLDTVIQNQNKEKTVDNKTGANKGNKKTKSNQSSQGTNVSSGQQNALTKLSSSAVVTNRQKKVFKATSSQPCNISLESNCDNIVVQSIEDIQNNSNPSVVMTNCVNTQRDIKPKNSRKRANPIVLNQPSETSPEKQTKLTEQQIQENVEHSNVLLPKLTSIQRPGKISVILASNLKPTKCKTNEAVNNQPTKNCDNESSTCSKSCIKVNGCPNTFESSSNAIEESTVLTKDQILLLQENSNLAGKTEKLGSIDSDALDDYLNGGNNSQEQEEELLQYFQQSNSSSSDVEANTIAIDEQISRSDKVSQLRLILQQNLKGGTVHAPVDVLPAAIIRQNVEKREITQKHNLILPTLLNHSNQNNTRRRVSFETNVVEHVQDSNVITNTVPQSPNTRRRIFNFTPISPGPHSPINGRASKSNSANASPFVSPRNTPVPRSRSNLQASSSRARTHKSLSRSISCSMPYTSKNDTFVVPTSGPELVRQASSTPQLPLISTKSSEVQVDSSTTQISVTPKREGQGSQCAAFLSSDLAPQKQLLINYPSQENLQEIKNVYQKSQPDQEISELFHNNKQFTSELYRSQSVPLHRMVNPALMSPISTQHCLSSFQSQSFNPSTSSSIAPTPVPSEFNDFGSMGQPEGPSTYLLDDVDPNFISDDQNFLMGDKEITPENITNILNILDEEGTQSLQILPEQPAEEGLIENNSIVLDALPNSNLNLSEEDMLDPSNVLDIPVGGALQKIIQSRSYPNTPLPVPVSTYTPSYTEDSNGSRSYPSTPLHTIQSQETYQDTNEPMLSSPTLNSLNLHNETVNESTSSSLCRNVVDLLEANFLGEADTETNDLDPLGNFDGLQDVDSLTPLFNEVTEPNR; encoded by the exons ATGAGTACTGATAACCATGATCAAACGAAGCCCTGCGTCAGCAAACCACCCGCAAGAATCGAGCTTAATGCCGACGAAAGCGCGTTCGACGGCAGGCGAATTAAGAAGGAACGAACTGACGTTTCCCTTGAGAATGGTGACGGTAGCATCAACGCCGGCATTAATGATACTAACAAGCAACTACAGTCGAGTCAGCGACCGGCTGCCGGCAGATTTTCAAACGGCTTCCACGACGACGACCTACTTCAGGATATCATCGCGGCCAAGTTCACGGCTCTGGCAAATCATGGCACAACCACCAAGTACGACAAAATTCGGCTCATGATCGAAGATAGCATCAG TGAAGAATCAAAAACACGTATTCAAGAAATCTTCTCACAAATTGAACAActgaaaatagaagaaaaattattgttgTACCTGAAACTTCCACTATCATTGACTAATACTGGAGGAACTGTTGATCCTTTGAGACAACCATTAAATCCATTAGGAAATCGTTATGAAATTCATCAAACTATCATGTGGATTAAAACACATTTAGAAGAAGATCCAGATGTTTCTTTACCAAAACAAGAAGTTTATGATGAATATAA TATGTATTGTATGCGAAATTCTATGAAACCCTTATCAACTGCTGATTTCGGTAAAGTTATGAAACAAGTATATCCAAGAGTTCGACCACGTAGACTAGGCACACGAGGCAATTCACGTTACTGTTATGCTGGAATGCGCAAGAGAGTTAAATTGGATCCTCCAACATTGCCTAATATATCTGGCACTCAGACT gGTGATGAAGTAGATGAAAATATTACTGAAGAAATGTTGGGAGCTGCATCTACATTGATCAGAGAATGGGCAGAAAGCCTCCTTGGTTTGAAATTTCCAACTTTGAGTGCCTTAGCACGTCATCTTGTTGATAATCTGTGTGTTGATACTCGATCTCTATCTGCTGTGTGCATATTATGTGCTTCAGGAAATTCGAATACATCGACAAATAAAG aGACAAATACAGATATACGTGCAACACCTATTAGTGGAAAATCTGGGAAGCTTAGAGAAGCACAATTACAGTTGCAACGAAAGCTACAACAGCGAGAACATATAAGGGATCAAAAACACCGTCATCTTGATACTGTTATACag AACCAGAACAAAGAGAAGACTGTCGATAATAAAACGGGGGCAAATAAGGGAAATAAGAAAACTAAATCCAATCAGTCATCTCAAGGTACAAATGTATCGAGTGGGCAGCAGAATGCATTAACGAAATTGAGTTCATCTGCTGTAGTAACCAATCGGCAGAAGAAAGTTTTTAAAGCTACTAGTAGTCAGCCATGTAACATCTCCCTGGAATCCAACTGTGATAATATAGTGGTACAATCGATTGAAGACATACAGAATAATAGCAACCCTAGTGTAGTAATGACCAACTGCGTAAATACACAGCGAGATATCAAACCCAAAAATTCCAGAAAGCGTGCCAATCCAATTGTATTGAATCAACCATCAGAGACAAGTCCTGAGAAGCAGACAAAACTTACAGAACAGCAAATACAAGAGAATGTAGAGCATTCCAATGTGTTGTTGCCTAAGCTTACATCTATACAACGTCCCGGGAAAATTTCGGTGATACTAGCTAGTAATCTGAAGCCTACCAAGTGCAAAACAAACGAGGCTGTTAACAATCAGCCTACCAAAAACTGTGATAATGAATCATCAACATGTTCCAAAAGTTGCATTAAAGTAAATGGTTGTCCCAACACTTTTGAGTCTAGTTCAAATGCAATAGAGGAATCTACAGTTTTAACTAAAGACCAGATTCTATTATTGCAAGAGAATTCAAATCTTGCAGGTAAAACCGAGAAACTTGGCTCTATTGATTCGGATGCTTTAGATGATTATTTGAATGGAGGTAACAACTCTCAAGAACAAGAGGAGGAATTATTACAGTATTTTCAACAAAGCAATTCATCAAGTTCAGATGTGGAAGCAAATACCATTGCTATTGATGAACAAATATCAAGATCTGATAAAGTTTCACAGCTAAGATTAATATTACAACAGAATTTGAAAGGAGGGACTGTACATGCACCTGTTGATGTATTACCTGCTGCTATCATTAGGCAGAATGTTGAAAAACGTGAAATCACTCAAAAGCACAATTTGATATTACCAACTTTACTAAACCATTCGAACCAAAATAATACCAGACGTAGAGTCAGTTTTGAAACGAATGTTGTAGAACATGTTCAAGACTCGAATGTTATTACTAATACAGTTCCACAGAGCCCAAATACACGACGtcgaatatttaattttacgcCAATATCGCCTGGCCCACATTCACCTATTAATGGTCGCGCTTCCAAATCTAATTCTGCAAACGCTAGCCCATTCGTTTCACCACGAAATACACCTGTGCCACGGTCGAGAAGCAATTTACAAGCAAGTAGTTCCAGAGCTCGTACTCACAAATCCTTATCGCGTTCAATATCTTGCAGTATGCCTTATACTAGCAAGAATGATACTTTTGTTGTTCCCACAAGTGGTCCGGAATTAGTTAGACAAGCGTCATCTACACCACAGTTACCGTTGATTTCTACCAAGTCGTCGGAAGTGCAGGTGGATAGTAGTACAACGCAAATTTCAGTTACACCAAAAAGAGAAGGACAAGGATCACAGTGTGCTGCATTTTTATCTTCTGATTTAGCACCGCAAAAACAATTACTCATTAATTATCCAAGTCAGGaaaatttacaagaaattaaaaacgTTTATCAAAAAAGTCAACCTGATCAGGAAATTAGCGAATTGTTTCATAACAATAAACAATTTACCAGTGAACTTTATAGGTCGCAATCAGTTCCATTACATAGAATGGTTAATCCTGCATTGATGTCACCTATTTCAACGCAACATTGCTTATCATCCTTTCAAAGCCAGAGTTTTAATCCATCTACAAGCAGTTCCATAGCGCCTACGCCAGTACCTAGTGAGTTCAATGATTTTGGATCAATGGGTCAACCAGAAGGACCTTCAACATATTTACTTGATGACGTTGATCCAAATTTTATATCAGATGACCAAAATTTCTTAATGGGTGACAAAGAAATTACACCTGAAAACATAACgaatatattaaacattttggATGAAGAAGGAACTCAAAGCTTGCAAATTTTACCAGAACAACCTGCAGAAGAAGGCTTGATAGAAAACAATTCAATAGTGTTGGATGCTTTAccaaattcaaatttaaactTGTCAGAAGAGGATATGTTGGATCCATCAAATGTACTTGATATTCCAGTAGGTGGAGCATTACAGAAAATAATACAGTCACGCTCCTATCCTAATACACCATTACCTGTGCCAGTATCAACATATACGCCATCTTACACAGAAGATAGTAATGGATCTAGATCATATCCTTCGACTCCACTACATACAATTCAATCGCAAGAAACGTATCAGGATACTAACGAACCGATGCTCTCAAGTCCTACTCTGAATTCTTTAAACTTGCACAATGAAACTGTTAACGAGTCTACTTCTAGCAGTTTATGTAGGAATGTTGTGGATTTGCTTGAAGCCAATTTCCTTGGAGAAGCTGATACAGAAACAAATGATTTGGACCCACTTGGTAATTTTGATGGATTACAAGATGTTGATTCACTGACACCTTTGTTTAATGAAGTGACAGAGCCTAATCGTTGA